GACCCCTTTGATATCCAAACTGAATCTGACGGACTTTCCCGCGACACGCTGATCTGGATGACTTACAGGATAAGTCTGAGGGATTTCGATAACGTCTCCTTGTTGTCTTGCGATAAGGTGCTCATCGATTTCGATGCCTAATAAGGCCGCTTTTGACCCTACCCTATGTAGCTGACCTTCTTTCTTGGTCCCTTCAAGAGGGACACCATCTAGAAATCCCTCAAGATCGACGATGGCATAGTTTCCTTCGGCTATCGCTGCACCAACAGGTGCAGCATCTAACTGAGCATGCTGTTCGCGTAACACGTCCAGCGCGCGATCTACTTGCTCATCGGTAACAGTGCGTTTGTCGGCCGGAAGGGAAATTGGATTCGGCGCTTTATAGTTGTGAAGCTCGATTGTGGGCTTGATCTCAACTGTCGCAGTAAACGTGAACGGCGAATCTTTTTTGATTTTGACTCGATCCAAGGGTGGAATTTCGACTACCACCGGGCTGATTCCTGCCTCCTTAATAGCTCGATCATAGAAATCAGGAACCAGTTTTCGGATCACATCCTCTTCAACCGTTTTAGCATAACGCTTTTCTAGAATCGCCATGGGAGCCTTCCCTGGTCGAAATCCTGGAATCTGTACCTGACGGTTGAGCTCTAGATATGCACGTGAAAACTGTTGGGTTACCTCTTCGGCCGGCACCTCGATCTTCAAGGCGCGTTTCATCGGTCCCAGCTCCGTTACTTCCATCTTCATCGTCACGGTTCGGACTCCTAGTCAAGGGGATCGAAGTGATGGTGCGAGAGGGGGGACTTGAACCCCCACGGTCACCCACGAGATCCTAAGTCTCGCGCGTCTGCCAGTTCCGCCACTCTCGCAACGGTGGAGAACGTCCGCGGATCTACCCTCTAAGTAGTGAGATAACAAAAAGTAGCAATACCGTATAGCTTTGTACCGTTGGACCCATGCTAGTGTCAACCCATACGACCGAGGGAACCTCATCCCCCCCGTTCGTCAGGATACACAGCTTAAAAGGTAATCTCTATGTGATCTCGCGACCAACTCAGCAGGGGCATGACCTGTTTGCCTTGCTGGTCATGCATACGCATGCTAAGATGCCGCCCTTTGTACTTCTCGAAGCGGAGAGGTGCGAGAGTGGACGAATCGACATGCTTGGAAAGCATGCGTCCCGGCAACGGGACCGTGGGTTCGAATCCCACCCTCTCCGCCATACCGCACATAGCGTGTACCACTCTCGTTCCATGGTAATTGGAGTGGGCGGAGAAACACCTCATGTGCGGACTATTTTGTAGAGCCTCGCTTAAAGAATTAGGGGCTGGGCCCTGTGCAATGGAACCCTGTGAACCCCGCCAGGTCCGGAAGGAAGCAACGGTAAACAGCCAGTTCTGTGTGCCGCAGGATCACCTGGCCCCACTTCTCTTTTCAAATTATGTTGAAAAGAGGACAGGAGGTCTTCTCTGTGGATCTGGACTCTCCCATCTGTGACATCCTAAGATTATTGCTCACCGGAAGGGGATAGCGACTTTTGGATTATCTAGTTTCCGCTCGAAAATATCGGCCCGGCACGTTTGATGATGTGATCGGTCAGCCGCATGTCGTTCAAACACTGATGAACGCCGTCTCGACGAAGCGAATCGCGCATGCCTATCTATTTTCAGGTACCCGCGGCGTGGGAAAGACGACCGTCGCTCGAATCCTCGCAAAAGCGCTCAACTGTGAACAAGGACCAACGAGCCGCCCGTGTGACACGTGTGAGAATTGCCGCGAAATTGCACAGGGTAGCTCGGTCGACGTCATCGAGATTGACGGCGCATCCAATACCAGTGTGGACGATGTCCGGGAAATTCGTGAAAACATCAAGTTCACACCGTTTCGTGGACAGTTTCGTGTCTATATCATCGATGAAGTTCACATGCTCTCTAACTCGGCATTTAATGCCCTCTTAAAGACGCTTGAAGAACCCCCAGCGCATGTCGTCTTCGTGTTTGCCACCACGGAAATTCACAAGATCCCCGCGACGATTCTCTCACGGTGCCAGCATTACAATTTTCGGCGCATCCCGAGGGCCGAGATCATCGAGCGACTGCGACATGTCGCGGCTCAAGATGAGTTGACCCTTGAGGACCGAAGTTTCGTGGCGCTGGCTCGAGCCAGCGAAGGAAGCATGCGTGATGCCCTGAGTCTTCTTGATCAGGTAGTCGCCTATGGTGGCAAGACCATCCGCCATTCCGAACTTGAAGTAATCTTGGGAGCCGTGCCCCAAGAGATGGTCCAGAACCTCGTGGGAGCGATTTTCGCCCAAGATAGCCCAGCTGCACTGACCAGCCTTGCCCAGTTGCTTGATCAAGGACATGACTTGCGGGCATTTTGCGCAGACGTGGTCGAACGTCTCCGCAATTTGCTTGTGGCCGCAGTCGTTTCCGGTACAACCGAATTACGCAGTTTGATTGAAACTGCGGAAGACGACCTGAACCAGCTTTCGGTAGAAGCGAAATCGTTGACGCCTGAACAAATCCAGGAACTATTGGCAATCTTCATTCAGGCTGAGGATTCGCTCCGATTCAGCTCTCACCCTCGTTTCGTGGTAGAAACTGCCGCCATCCGAGCCACACGATTGTTCCGCCAACGCGACAGCCACACGGGCCAGCCTGTCCAGGCCGCACCGCCTCCTTCAACCCAAAAGCATCCCATTACCTCAGACGCGCGTAAAACCATTTCACCAGCTGCAGCTCCCCCTTCTCGGCGTCAGGATATGCCTGTCGGCACAAAGCTAGCCTCTCACCCTCATTCCGCTTCTAAACCGGGGCAGGCTGACGGACCAGCTCTTTCAGAGGTTGTCCCTAAACCTGCGGCTGATACGGTGGCAGGGACTTCAGCAGCCATGCCGACTGTACCTGTCGGCCCACACCCAACATTACACTGGGAATCGGTCCAAGAAGAGGTCAATGCTTCATTTCCAAATATGGCACCATTCCTCGAGGCTGGTCGGTTTGTCGGGATGGAAGGCGGCTTCGTGACTATCGGATTTCCAAAGCAGGCGACTCTGGCTAGAGCCAGATTGGAGAAGGAAGAAAACCTCCTTGTACTAGCGCAGTTATGTGAACAGCAAGTGGGGCATCCGGTCCGTGTTCGCATCATCGAGCTGAACGAGGCTCATCCCCCAGGGCCAACTATGGCCCAAATTCGAGCCGCTAAGGAACAAGAGCAGCGAACGGTGTTGTTCGAACGCGCAAAAGCGAATCCAACGGTGAAACAGGCACTCGAGATCTTCGGCGTTGAGTTAGCCGAGGTTCGTACCATAGCCCAACAGGAGGCAAGCGAATGAAAAATCCTTTCGGCAACATGAACAACATCCTCAAGCAAGCTCAAGCCATGCAGGAACAGATGGCCAAGCTTCAAGAACAAGCAGCATCGAAGACCACCAGCGGCACGGCAGGCGGTGGGATTGTTACAGTCACCGCGAACGGTGCGATGCAGATTGTCGGCGTAACGATCGATCCTGAAGTTGTG
The sequence above is drawn from the Nitrospira sp. genome and encodes:
- the tig gene encoding trigger factor, translated to MKMEVTELGPMKRALKIEVPAEEVTQQFSRAYLELNRQVQIPGFRPGKAPMAILEKRYAKTVEEDVIRKLVPDFYDRAIKEAGISPVVVEIPPLDRVKIKKDSPFTFTATVEIKPTIELHNYKAPNPISLPADKRTVTDEQVDRALDVLREQHAQLDAAPVGAAIAEGNYAIVDLEGFLDGVPLEGTKKEGQLHRVGSKAALLGIEIDEHLIARQQGDVIEIPQTYPVSHPDQRVAGKSVRFSLDIKGVKQRRIPALDDEFAKDCGSYASLHELREKLRGEMEKALKKDIEESYKDTLLKRLLESHHFDLPDSLVERELSTIVRQKLQARHRGNATDSLPAVDDEERKKMREEHRDEANRRVKAGLILEAIAEKEGVSVSQEDLNNEVTRLATELRVPMADLVKMIQAGGQDAIDELRARILTDKALDIVYRQAVIQG
- the dnaX gene encoding DNA polymerase III subunit gamma/tau → MDYLVSARKYRPGTFDDVIGQPHVVQTLMNAVSTKRIAHAYLFSGTRGVGKTTVARILAKALNCEQGPTSRPCDTCENCREIAQGSSVDVIEIDGASNTSVDDVREIRENIKFTPFRGQFRVYIIDEVHMLSNSAFNALLKTLEEPPAHVVFVFATTEIHKIPATILSRCQHYNFRRIPRAEIIERLRHVAAQDELTLEDRSFVALARASEGSMRDALSLLDQVVAYGGKTIRHSELEVILGAVPQEMVQNLVGAIFAQDSPAALTSLAQLLDQGHDLRAFCADVVERLRNLLVAAVVSGTTELRSLIETAEDDLNQLSVEAKSLTPEQIQELLAIFIQAEDSLRFSSHPRFVVETAAIRATRLFRQRDSHTGQPVQAAPPPSTQKHPITSDARKTISPAAAPPSRRQDMPVGTKLASHPHSASKPGQADGPALSEVVPKPAADTVAGTSAAMPTVPVGPHPTLHWESVQEEVNASFPNMAPFLEAGRFVGMEGGFVTIGFPKQATLARARLEKEENLLVLAQLCEQQVGHPVRVRIIELNEAHPPGPTMAQIRAAKEQEQRTVLFERAKANPTVKQALEIFGVELAEVRTIAQQEASE
- a CDS encoding YbaB/EbfC family nucleoid-associated protein, with protein sequence MKNPFGNMNNILKQAQAMQEQMAKLQEQAASKTTSGTAGGGIVTVTANGAMQIVGVTIDPEVVKSGDVDMLQDLIVAATNEALRKAKELMEGEMKALTGGMKIPGLF